One Streptomyces sp. B21-105 genomic region harbors:
- a CDS encoding thiolase C-terminal domain-containing protein, producing MTVRTRNVAVVGVALSDCGRVDEATPYALHAQAARRALADAGLGRETVDGFASAGLGTLAPVELADYLGLRPTWVDSTSVGGATWEVMAAHAADAIAAGHANAVLLAYGATPRADIRAGRRAGTFAFGARGPLQFEAPYGHTLIAKYAMAARRHMHEYGTTIEQLAEVAVQARANAALNPDAMFRTPITVDEVLAGPMIADPFTKLHCCVRSDGGAAVLLAAEDYVRDCRTAPVWILGTGEHVSHASMSEWEDFTVSPAATSGRLAFARAGLRPDEMDFAQIYDAFTYMTLVTLEDLGFCAKGEGGPLVEKGRLRVEGGTLPVNTDGGGLSAQHPGMRGLFLLVEAVRQLRGEAGPRQVHTRDGDLPRLGVASGTGGWFCSSGTVVLGRG from the coding sequence ATGACCGTGCGGACCCGGAACGTGGCCGTCGTCGGCGTCGCACTCTCCGACTGCGGCCGGGTCGACGAGGCGACCCCGTACGCCCTGCACGCCCAGGCGGCCCGCCGGGCGCTGGCGGACGCGGGGCTCGGGCGGGAGACGGTGGACGGCTTCGCCTCCGCCGGCCTCGGCACGCTCGCCCCGGTCGAGCTGGCCGACTACCTGGGCCTGCGCCCCACCTGGGTCGACTCCACCTCGGTCGGCGGCGCGACCTGGGAGGTGATGGCGGCGCACGCGGCCGACGCGATCGCCGCCGGCCACGCGAACGCCGTCCTGCTGGCGTACGGGGCGACGCCCCGGGCCGACATCCGGGCGGGCCGCCGCGCCGGCACCTTCGCCTTCGGCGCACGCGGCCCCCTCCAGTTCGAGGCGCCCTACGGGCACACCCTGATCGCCAAGTACGCGATGGCCGCCCGCCGCCACATGCACGAGTACGGCACCACGATCGAGCAGTTGGCGGAGGTCGCCGTCCAGGCGAGGGCGAACGCGGCGCTGAACCCGGACGCGATGTTCCGCACGCCGATCACGGTCGACGAGGTGCTCGCCGGGCCGATGATCGCCGACCCCTTCACCAAGCTGCACTGCTGCGTCCGCTCCGACGGGGGCGCGGCGGTGCTGCTGGCCGCCGAGGATTACGTGCGGGACTGCCGCACGGCCCCGGTGTGGATCCTGGGGACGGGAGAGCACGTCTCGCACGCCTCGATGTCCGAGTGGGAGGACTTCACGGTCTCCCCGGCGGCGACCTCGGGCCGGCTGGCCTTCGCCCGGGCGGGACTGCGTCCGGACGAGATGGACTTCGCCCAGATCTACGACGCGTTCACCTACATGACGCTGGTGACCCTCGAGGACCTGGGCTTCTGCGCGAAGGGCGAGGGCGGCCCGCTCGTGGAGAAGGGCCGGCTGCGCGTCGAGGGCGGCACGCTGCCCGTCAACACGGACGGCGGCGGCCTGTCGGCCCAACACCCGGGAATGCGCGGCCTGTTCCTGCTGGTGGAGGCGGTACGGCAACTGCGGGGCGAGGCGGGCCCCCGCCAGGTGCACACCCGCGACGGCGACCTGCCCCGCCTCGGCGTCGCCTCCGGCACCGGAGGCTGGTTCTGCTCCTCGGGCACGGTGGTGCTGGGCCGGGGGTGA
- a CDS encoding expansin EXLX1 family cellulose-binding protein produces MAASSHRRSRHPGRRPVRVPVVAVVAVAAVALVVSLVVAFRPGGGSDDVREAGTPVAGAPVGGPAKATPTTPTTSASPTPSTSTSPSPSPSPTAGGKTTPPAAPPARRPAEAAAPAARAASGAGPLAGRIRPGASYDGVATSYDAGDGSGACSFGPTSDVMTAAMNTADYETSKACGAYVAVRAAGGASITVRITNECPAPCAPGQLDLSRQAFAKLAPLVAGRIPITWSLLSPATSETIAIRYKTGSTQYWCGIQAIGHRNPLARLEVRSGGSWIRLARTDYNYFLSEQGTGCGGAIRLTDIYGERLTVEGIAVRPEAVQSTRVQFARH; encoded by the coding sequence GTGGCAGCTTCCTCGCACCGACGCTCCCGCCACCCCGGCCGGCGTCCGGTCCGCGTCCCCGTGGTCGCCGTGGTGGCCGTGGCCGCCGTCGCGCTCGTCGTGTCCCTGGTGGTGGCCTTCCGCCCCGGCGGCGGGAGCGACGACGTCCGGGAGGCGGGCACGCCCGTCGCCGGCGCCCCGGTGGGCGGGCCCGCGAAGGCCACGCCGACGACGCCGACGACGTCCGCCTCTCCGACACCGTCCACGTCGACGTCCCCGAGTCCGAGCCCGAGCCCGACCGCCGGCGGGAAGACGACTCCCCCGGCCGCCCCGCCCGCACGGCGCCCGGCCGAGGCCGCCGCGCCCGCCGCCCGGGCGGCCTCCGGCGCGGGTCCGCTCGCGGGACGGATCCGACCCGGCGCCTCCTACGACGGCGTCGCCACCTCCTACGACGCCGGCGACGGCAGCGGCGCCTGCTCCTTCGGCCCGACCTCCGACGTGATGACCGCGGCGATGAACACCGCCGACTACGAGACGTCGAAGGCGTGCGGCGCCTATGTGGCGGTCCGCGCGGCGGGTGGGGCGTCCATCACGGTCCGCATCACCAACGAGTGCCCGGCGCCCTGCGCGCCCGGTCAGCTCGACCTCAGCCGGCAGGCCTTCGCCAAGCTCGCCCCGCTCGTGGCGGGCCGCATCCCGATCACGTGGAGCCTGCTGAGCCCGGCCACGTCGGAAACGATCGCGATCCGCTACAAGACCGGTTCCACCCAGTACTGGTGCGGCATCCAGGCGATCGGCCACCGCAACCCGTTGGCCCGGCTCGAGGTCCGCAGCGGCGGCTCCTGGATCCGGCTGGCGCGCACGGACTACAACTACTTCCTCTCCGAGCAGGGCACCGGCTGCGGCGGCGCGATCCGGCTCACCGACATCTACGGGGAGCGGCTGACCGTCGAGGGGATCGCCGTCCGGCCGGAGGCGGTGCAGTCGACCCGGGTCCAGTTCGCCCGGCACTGA
- a CDS encoding pyridoxine/pyridoxamine 5'-phosphate oxidase has protein sequence MAKDLHELLRTLRVWDPEVTELPPFDPASAPDDPLSLFTQWFARAVAAGEREPHTMTLSTSDEEGLPDARIVMLHGADAAGWSFATHATSSKGRQLAARPYAALTFYWPVLGRQVRVRGPVTSAPSEEAQADLHARSTGALAAALTGRQSDVLTSAEELAAASEAAWEHARSHPTAKSPTWTLYRLRPDEAEFFQGDPARRHTRLRYHRTDEAWSTDLLWP, from the coding sequence ATGGCCAAGGACCTTCACGAACTGCTGAGGACGCTGCGGGTGTGGGACCCGGAGGTGACGGAGCTGCCGCCGTTCGACCCGGCGTCGGCCCCCGACGACCCGCTGTCCCTCTTCACGCAGTGGTTCGCGCGGGCGGTCGCGGCGGGCGAGCGGGAACCCCACACGATGACCCTGTCGACGTCGGACGAGGAGGGCCTGCCCGACGCCCGGATCGTCATGCTGCACGGCGCGGACGCGGCCGGCTGGTCCTTCGCCACCCACGCCACCAGCAGCAAGGGCCGTCAGCTCGCCGCCCGCCCGTACGCGGCCCTCACCTTCTACTGGCCGGTGCTGGGCCGCCAGGTCCGGGTTCGCGGCCCGGTCACGTCCGCCCCCTCCGAGGAGGCCCAGGCCGACCTGCACGCCCGCTCGACCGGCGCGCTGGCCGCCGCCCTCACCGGACGGCAGAGCGACGTCCTGACCTCGGCGGAGGAACTGGCGGCGGCGTCGGAGGCCGCCTGGGAACACGCCCGCTCCCACCCGACGGCCAAGTCCCCGACCTGGACGCTGTACCGGCTGCGCCCGGACGAGGCCGAGTTCTTCCAGGGCGACCCCGCCCGCCGCCACACCCGCCTGCGCTACCACCGCACGGACGAGGCGTGGTCCACAGACTTGCTGTGGCCCTGA
- a CDS encoding GNAT family N-acetyltransferase gives MRPDDWHLTHDLDAFLGRAGEFLRSRPALHTVPLTVADSLRRRGPHIYGPADPLFGTLDAAGDVRGVFFRTPPHRLNITSLTEGEAESLAERLAADGHRLPGVSADRDTAAFFAAAWSRRTGVESQLVERQRLYRLGELTSPGAVPAGWARVAAAADRDLLIRWHDAFMDDTGAYNGQDAGAWADSRIAYGGITLWETPDGTPVAMSGATPQVAGQVRVAPVYTPPALRGRGYAGAATVEVSRAAQAAGAAEVLLFTDLANPTSNGLYQRIGYRPVTDFAVYAFG, from the coding sequence ATGCGACCTGACGACTGGCACCTCACCCACGACCTCGACGCGTTCCTCGGGCGCGCCGGCGAGTTCCTGCGTTCCCGCCCCGCCCTGCACACGGTCCCGCTGACCGTCGCCGACAGCCTGCGCCGCAGGGGCCCGCACATATACGGTCCGGCAGACCCGCTCTTCGGCACGCTGGACGCGGCCGGTGACGTGCGCGGGGTGTTCTTCCGCACGCCCCCGCACCGGCTCAACATCACGTCCCTGACGGAAGGCGAGGCCGAATCCCTCGCCGAGCGGCTGGCCGCCGACGGTCACCGTCTTCCCGGGGTGTCCGCCGACCGCGACACCGCCGCCTTCTTCGCGGCGGCCTGGAGCCGGAGGACCGGCGTCGAGTCACAGCTCGTCGAGCGGCAACGCCTGTACCGGCTGGGTGAGTTGACGTCTCCCGGAGCGGTTCCGGCGGGCTGGGCGCGGGTCGCCGCCGCCGCCGACCGAGACCTGCTGATCCGCTGGCACGACGCGTTCATGGACGACACGGGGGCGTACAACGGCCAGGACGCCGGCGCCTGGGCCGACTCCCGGATCGCCTACGGCGGGATCACCCTCTGGGAGACGCCCGACGGCACCCCCGTCGCCATGTCCGGCGCCACCCCGCAGGTCGCCGGTCAGGTACGGGTCGCCCCCGTCTACACGCCGCCCGCACTGCGCGGCCGTGGCTACGCGGGCGCGGCGACGGTCGAGGTGAGCCGCGCCGCGCAGGCCGCCGGGGCGGCGGAGGTCCTCCTCTTCACCGACCTCGCCAACCCGACGAGCAACGGCCTCTACCAGCGCATCGGCTACCGCCCGGTGACGGACTTCGCGGTGTACGCGTTCGGGTAG
- a CDS encoding GNAT family N-acetyltransferase: MTDIREPSPSPVTAASPEPSPPSPSTALPVAPVLEGHGLRLRVWDPESAVDVNAWLRGLTDPEFLRWNTPLRMVSDAASARKSLEGKTADAAAGRAMTFCVTDAADGTVLGQVGVSAIERVPSFARVGYWVLPEARGRHVATRSLLLAARWAYAEIGLHRLELGHALGHDASCRIAERCGFRYEGTLRGAMWEAGRTDAYRDVHTHGRLATDPEPESPESP, from the coding sequence ATGACCGACATCCGTGAGCCCTCCCCGTCGCCCGTGACGGCCGCGTCGCCCGAGCCCTCCCCGCCCTCCCCGTCGACCGCGCTGCCCGTGGCACCCGTCCTCGAAGGCCACGGGCTCCGGCTGCGGGTGTGGGACCCGGAGTCCGCCGTCGACGTGAACGCCTGGCTGCGCGGGCTCACCGACCCGGAGTTCCTGCGCTGGAACACGCCGCTGCGGATGGTTTCGGACGCCGCAAGCGCACGGAAGTCCCTGGAGGGCAAGACGGCGGACGCCGCCGCCGGACGCGCGATGACGTTCTGCGTCACGGACGCGGCCGACGGGACGGTCCTCGGGCAGGTCGGCGTCAGCGCGATCGAGCGCGTGCCGAGCTTCGCCCGGGTCGGCTACTGGGTGCTGCCGGAGGCGCGGGGCCGGCATGTCGCCACCCGCTCGCTGCTGCTCGCGGCCCGGTGGGCGTACGCCGAGATCGGGCTGCACCGGCTGGAGCTGGGCCACGCCCTCGGCCACGACGCCTCCTGCCGGATCGCCGAGCGCTGCGGATTCCGGTACGAGGGAACCCTGCGCGGGGCGATGTGGGAGGCCGGTCGCACGGACGCCTACCGGGACGTCCACACACACGGGCGGCTGGCGACCGACCCCGAGCCCGAGTCCCCGGAGTCCCCCTGA
- a CDS encoding Zn-ribbon domain-containing OB-fold protein: MGTPARYDLPEADAFTRTYWDAAAESRLLIRRCAACARAHHYPREFCPYCWSEDVTWEDASGLATLYTWSVVHRNDLPPFGERTPYVAAMVDLAEGPRMSTELVGGAEPRAGMALTVAFRDGAPVFRAVSEGGPPAP, translated from the coding sequence ATGGGCACGCCGGCCCGGTACGACCTGCCCGAGGCCGACGCCTTCACCCGTACGTACTGGGACGCCGCCGCCGAGAGTCGGCTGCTCATCCGGCGGTGCGCTGCCTGTGCGCGGGCCCACCACTACCCCCGGGAGTTCTGCCCGTACTGCTGGAGCGAGGACGTCACCTGGGAGGACGCGAGCGGCCTGGCCACCCTCTACACCTGGTCCGTCGTCCACCGCAACGACCTGCCGCCCTTCGGTGAGCGCACGCCGTACGTCGCGGCGATGGTCGATCTCGCCGAAGGGCCGCGCATGTCGACGGAGCTGGTGGGGGGAGCCGAGCCGCGCGCGGGCATGGCGCTGACGGTCGCCTTCCGGGACGGGGCGCCGGTGTTCCGGGCGGTGTCCGAAGGTGGGCCGCCCGCGCCTTGA
- a CDS encoding DoxX family membrane protein: MDAIWLDGAEWLAVLRIGLGLWWLESWRHKDKKAWFEDGAGIGWAADVAAKHRWSAVRSGFAAVVRPRPRVMAYVVVYAELALGLGLVLGFLTPVALAAGLLLNLLYLVLMIHDWAEQGQNSMMALISAVGLGGMAWQTWSLDSALGWF, from the coding sequence ATGGATGCTATCTGGCTCGATGGGGCTGAGTGGCTTGCGGTGCTGCGGATCGGGCTCGGGCTGTGGTGGCTGGAGAGCTGGCGGCACAAGGACAAGAAGGCCTGGTTCGAAGACGGCGCCGGCATCGGCTGGGCGGCGGACGTGGCGGCGAAGCACCGCTGGAGCGCCGTCCGCTCCGGGTTCGCCGCGGTGGTGCGGCCGCGCCCGCGCGTGATGGCGTACGTCGTGGTCTACGCGGAACTGGCGCTCGGCCTCGGCCTGGTCCTCGGGTTCCTCACGCCGGTCGCCCTCGCCGCGGGCCTGCTGCTCAACCTCCTCTACCTCGTCCTCATGATCCACGACTGGGCGGAGCAGGGGCAGAACTCGATGATGGCGCTGATCTCGGCGGTCGGGCTGGGCGGGATGGCCTGGCAGACGTGGTCCCTGGACAGCGCGCTGGGGTGGTTCTGA
- a CDS encoding helix-turn-helix domain-containing protein: MPPRTTTTERQKRLGSELRKMRMAAGITADQAAGLLGVDRAKISNIETGIRTISPERLRTLACNCDCSDPVYVEALVNMARPGRRGWWERYRGSLSAGLLDIAEFETYATRMRTVHIAHIPGLLQTSDHALELFRAVLPPLPEHEVALRLAYRLERQQVLEGASSPEYVAVVHEAAVRMQFGGRKVARAQLEHLLSASERPNVRLLVIPFAAGTFPGSGQTFNFLEGPVPQLGTVQIDNTHGPEFLGEEAQLAKYRTHLDWMERIALSPEGSRDFVLDIANSL; the protein is encoded by the coding sequence ATGCCTCCGAGGACGACGACCACCGAGCGTCAGAAGCGTCTGGGCAGCGAGCTGCGCAAGATGCGGATGGCGGCCGGGATAACGGCCGATCAGGCTGCGGGGCTTCTCGGCGTCGATCGCGCGAAGATCTCCAACATCGAGACGGGCATCCGCACCATCAGTCCGGAGCGGCTGCGCACCCTGGCATGCAACTGTGACTGTTCGGATCCGGTGTACGTCGAGGCTCTCGTCAACATGGCGCGCCCCGGAAGGCGTGGATGGTGGGAGCGGTACCGCGGCTCCCTCTCCGCCGGGCTGTTGGACATCGCCGAGTTCGAGACCTACGCCACGCGCATGCGGACCGTCCACATCGCTCATATCCCCGGCCTGTTGCAGACCAGCGACCACGCACTCGAACTCTTCCGGGCCGTGCTCCCGCCGCTTCCTGAACACGAGGTCGCCCTGCGGCTGGCGTACCGGTTGGAGCGGCAGCAGGTCCTGGAGGGCGCGAGTTCACCCGAGTACGTCGCTGTCGTGCATGAGGCCGCGGTGCGGATGCAGTTCGGCGGGCGAAAGGTGGCTCGCGCTCAACTCGAGCACCTGCTGAGCGCGTCCGAACGGCCGAACGTGCGGCTGCTGGTCATCCCGTTCGCCGCCGGTACGTTTCCCGGCTCGGGGCAGACCTTCAACTTCTTGGAGGGCCCGGTCCCCCAACTGGGCACCGTGCAGATCGACAACACCCATGGGCCGGAATTCCTCGGTGAGGAGGCGCAGTTGGCGAAGTACCGTACTCATCTGGACTGGATGGAGCGCATTGCCCTGTCGCCAGAAGGGTCGCGTGACTTCGTCCTGGATATCGCCAACAGCCTGTGA
- a CDS encoding ATP-binding protein, translating into MPISRCPVAPTFPADFSAPVPETLAYNLTLPAALASPALARTTTRELLKAHGLHDMLDPALQAVGELTAVAAQFTETPNFHVSLRYRADTLRVIVYDSHPRHTHPQLAAACDTRRRAALRVLACVCRSCDGSWGFGEAHEPGGGTRMWARLPRTSAAAYGIHAPRTLAPMTA; encoded by the coding sequence ATGCCCATCTCCCGCTGCCCCGTCGCCCCCACCTTCCCCGCGGACTTCAGCGCCCCCGTCCCCGAAACCCTCGCCTACAACCTGACCCTCCCCGCGGCCTTGGCGAGCCCCGCCCTGGCGAGGACGACCACACGTGAGCTGCTCAAGGCGCACGGCCTGCACGACATGCTGGACCCGGCGCTTCAGGCAGTGGGCGAACTGACCGCGGTGGCCGCCCAGTTCACGGAGACACCGAACTTCCACGTCTCACTCCGCTACCGGGCCGACACCTTGCGCGTGATCGTCTACGACAGTCACCCCCGCCACACGCACCCCCAACTCGCCGCAGCCTGCGACACCCGCCGCCGCGCGGCCCTGCGAGTCCTCGCCTGCGTCTGCCGCTCCTGCGACGGCAGCTGGGGCTTCGGCGAGGCCCACGAACCTGGCGGCGGCACGCGAATGTGGGCAAGGCTGCCGAGGACGAGCGCAGCCGCATACGGCATCCACGCCCCACGCACCCTCGCGCCCATGACCGCGTGA
- the ltrA gene encoding group II intron reverse transcriptase/maturase: MRSGSVLAERSGRSAHSTEDVHRERESSLWERMLSRENLLAALNRVEVNRGAPGVDGMTTAELRPWIAVHWPEVRAELDAGIYRPAPVRQVIIPKPGGGERMLGVPRVLDRLIQQAVAQVLVPIFDPQFSGSSFGFRPGRSAHQAVRVARRAVEDGNRWVVDLDLDRFFDRVQHDVLMARVARKVADRRVLKLIRRFLEAGIMVDGVRLPSEEGTPQGSPLSPVLSNIMLDDLDRELFGRGHRFVRYADDVRIFVRSERAARRVLVSVTAVVEQRLKLKVSREKSKVVHARAATLLGFGFYFARGGKVGIRIDPKAVKRLKDRLRELTSRRWSVTMDERVAKVNRFTAGWTGYFQLADGSRLFRELDKWLHRRMRQIRWKEWKIPRARRAMLRKLGINEQSSREWGNSSKGYWRIAGSPVLQRALPNSYWDDLGLRMLKPTWLRLRSAG, encoded by the coding sequence GTGCGTTCCGGAAGCGTCCTGGCGGAGCGTAGTGGCCGGTCGGCGCACTCCACGGAGGACGTTCACCGGGAGCGGGAGTCCTCGCTGTGGGAGCGGATGCTCTCCAGGGAGAACCTGCTCGCGGCGCTCAACCGCGTCGAAGTGAACCGGGGTGCTCCCGGGGTGGACGGCATGACCACGGCTGAGTTGCGGCCGTGGATCGCAGTTCACTGGCCTGAAGTCCGGGCTGAACTCGACGCGGGCATCTACCGGCCGGCGCCGGTCCGTCAGGTGATCATCCCGAAGCCTGGCGGCGGCGAGCGGATGCTGGGGGTGCCGCGGGTGCTGGACCGTTTGATCCAGCAGGCCGTCGCGCAAGTGCTCGTGCCCATCTTCGACCCGCAGTTCTCCGGGTCGTCCTTCGGGTTCCGTCCCGGCCGGTCCGCCCATCAGGCGGTCAGGGTCGCGCGGCGGGCGGTGGAGGACGGCAACCGGTGGGTCGTGGACCTTGATCTGGACCGGTTCTTCGACCGGGTCCAGCACGATGTCCTGATGGCGCGGGTCGCGCGAAAGGTTGCTGACCGCAGGGTTCTGAAACTGATCCGCAGGTTTCTGGAAGCCGGGATCATGGTGGACGGCGTCAGGTTGCCGAGCGAAGAGGGGACTCCGCAGGGGTCTCCGCTCTCGCCGGTGCTGTCGAACATCATGCTCGACGACCTGGACCGGGAACTGTTTGGGCGCGGTCACCGGTTCGTGCGTTACGCCGACGATGTGCGCATCTTCGTGCGGAGTGAACGAGCTGCCAGAAGGGTGCTTGTCTCGGTCACGGCCGTGGTCGAGCAGCGGCTGAAACTGAAGGTCAGCCGGGAGAAGTCGAAGGTCGTACACGCCAGGGCGGCAACGTTGCTGGGGTTCGGCTTCTACTTCGCCCGGGGTGGGAAGGTCGGGATTCGTATCGATCCGAAGGCGGTCAAGCGTCTGAAGGACCGGCTGCGGGAACTGACCTCTCGTCGGTGGAGCGTCACGATGGACGAACGCGTCGCGAAGGTGAACCGCTTCACCGCTGGCTGGACGGGCTACTTCCAGCTCGCGGACGGATCTCGTCTGTTCCGGGAGCTGGACAAGTGGCTGCACCGCAGGATGCGGCAGATCCGTTGGAAGGAATGGAAGATCCCCCGGGCCCGCCGGGCCATGCTGCGCAAGCTCGGGATCAACGAGCAGTCCTCCCGTGAGTGGGGGAACAGCAGCAAGGGCTACTGGCGGATCGCGGGTTCTCCTGTTCTCCAGCGAGCGCTGCCCAACTCCTACTGGGACGACCTTGGTCTGCGCATGCTCAAGCCGACCTGGCTCCGGTTGAGATCAGCTGGATGA